A window from Methylococcus mesophilus encodes these proteins:
- a CDS encoding transglutaminase-like domain-containing protein has product MMQLRVGYELVYDCPQPTPMVLTVHIHFTRAFDIVIPDRILTLPSIPITAYRDLFGNWCSRIVAPKGQTRISAEALVNDSRQSDIVAPWLAQRAVQDLPEDTLLFLLGSRYCETDRLSQTAWDLFGASSTGWGRVQAICDFVHQHVVFGYEHARPTRTAWETFNERTGVCRDFAHLAIALCRCMNIPARYCTGYLTDIGAPQPYSPPDFAAWFEAYLDGDWYTFDPRNNVPRIGRVLIARGRDAADVAISNTFGPNTLKGFRVWAEEVSVEAL; this is encoded by the coding sequence ATGATGCAACTCCGTGTCGGCTATGAATTGGTCTACGACTGTCCCCAACCGACGCCCATGGTCCTGACGGTACACATCCACTTCACACGCGCCTTTGACATCGTCATCCCTGACCGCATTCTCACCCTCCCATCGATCCCGATCACTGCCTATCGTGATCTCTTCGGCAACTGGTGCAGCCGTATCGTCGCACCGAAGGGCCAAACCCGGATATCAGCGGAAGCACTCGTGAACGACTCAAGGCAGAGCGATATTGTTGCCCCTTGGCTTGCACAACGCGCAGTGCAAGACCTGCCCGAGGACACCCTCTTATTTCTTTTGGGAAGCCGTTATTGCGAAACTGATCGACTCTCCCAAACGGCTTGGGACCTTTTCGGCGCATCGTCTACCGGCTGGGGTCGCGTCCAAGCGATTTGCGATTTTGTCCATCAACATGTCGTGTTCGGTTACGAACATGCCCGGCCTACACGGACAGCCTGGGAGACCTTCAACGAGCGGACCGGTGTATGCCGTGACTTCGCGCATCTTGCCATTGCACTCTGTCGCTGTATGAATATTCCAGCGCGCTACTGTACAGGCTACTTGACTGACATCGGCGCACCCCAACCCTACAGCCCGCCGGATTTCGCGGCCTGGTTCGAAGCGTACCTTGACGGTGACTGGTATACCTTTGACCCGCGGAATAATGTACCCCGCATCGGCCGCGTATTGATAGCGCGTGGTCGAGATGCTGCCGATGTAGCGATTAGCAATACGTTCGGCCCCAATACCTTGAAGGGTTTTAGGGTTTGGGCAGAAGAAGTGAGTGTCGAGGCTCTGTGA
- a CDS encoding HigA family addiction module antitoxin, with amino-acid sequence MHPGEQLTEQLEALDMSAAELAWQIQVPTNRTTKILNGQRSITGDTALRLGQFFGTSAEFCLNLQKLYELRRAEQKAGGCDTEPGRLQYRRTSVK; translated from the coding sequence ATCCACCCCGGCGAACAACTCACCGAACAACTCGAAGCGCTGGACATGAGCGCCGCCGAACTCGCCTGGCAAATCCAGGTGCCCACCAACAGGACCACCAAGATTCTCAACGGCCAGCGTTCCATCACCGGAGATACCGCCCTTCGCCTCGGCCAATTCTTCGGCACCAGCGCCGAATTCTGCCTCAACCTGCAAAAGCTTTACGAACTGCGCCGGGCCGAACAAAAAGCTGGGGGGTGCGACACCGAACCTGGTCGCTTGCAATACCGCAGAACCAGCGTGAAATAG